Proteins co-encoded in one Uloborus diversus isolate 005 chromosome 9, Udiv.v.3.1, whole genome shotgun sequence genomic window:
- the LOC129230597 gene encoding uncharacterized protein LOC129230597, translating into MEKLGRSVVYHDTDSIIYASDGSNDPPLGNFLGEFTDELEGDTITTFISGGPKNYAYQTAGRKTCCKVRGFTLNFKNTEVLNFDSIRELVCNMDHESIEISNPAKITRDPKRRNVINNPETKAYG; encoded by the exons ATGGAAAAATTGGGTCGATCCGTTGTATACCATGACACAGATTCAATTATTTATGCGAGTGATGGTTCAAATGATCCTCCTTTAGGCAACTTCCTAGGGGAGTTTACTGACGAATTGGAAGGAGACACTATAACAACTTTTATTTCCG GTGGGCCTAAGAACTATGCTTATCAAACAGCAGGAAGAAAGACGTGTTGTAAAGTGCGAGGCTttacattaaactttaaaaataccgAAGTTTTAAATTTCGATTCCATAAGAGAGTTGGTATGCAATATGGATCATGAAAGCATTGAAATTTCCAATCCTGCAAAAATTACAAGGGATCCAAAGCGTCGTAATGTCATCAACAACCCAGAAACCAAAGCTTACGGATAG
- the LOC129230198 gene encoding uncharacterized protein LOC129230198 codes for MKKENEELKQFLKTHHVQERLKPRDAFYGGRTNAVKLYHEGDTKYVDFTSLYPWCKVLPPRSLFLPVLPYRCNGKLMFPLCSTCAENMTQTPCAHNMEEGAFVGTWVSEELKVAVNKGYTVIQMYEVYHFKQQSNTLFKSYIDLFLKIKQESSGWPAKCITSEAKRKYVQEYEEKEGVKLDASKIEKNTGRRQVAKLALNSFWGR; via the exons atgaagaaagaaaatgagGAATTGAAGCAATTTTTAAAGACACACCATGTCCAAGAGCGACTGAAGCCCAGAGATGCATTTTACGGCGGAAGGACAAATGCGGTCAAATTGTATCATGAGGGTGACACAAAATATGTAGATTTCACCTCGCTTTATCCATGG TGCAAGGTCTTACCCCCTCGCAGCTTGTTTTTGCCCGTTCTTCCTTATAGATGCAATGGAAAACTTATGTTTCCTCTATGCTCTACATGTGCAGAAAATATGACTCAGACTCCTTGTGCCCACAATATGGAAGAAGGAGCATTTGTTGGGACATGGGTTTCTGAAGAGCTGAAAGTAGCCGTCAACAAAGGATACACAGTAATACAG ATGTATGAAGTATACCATTTCAAGCAGCAGTCAAATACATTGTTCAAATCTTATATtgatctgtttttaaaaataaaacaagagaGCAGTGGTTGGCCTGCAAAATGTATTACCAGCGAGGCTAAGAGGAAATACGTCCAGGAGTATGAAGAAAAGGAGGGAGTGAAACTAGATGcaagtaaaattgaaaagaataCTGGGCGTCGCCAAGTAGCAAAGTTAGCTCTCAATAGTTTTTGGGGAAGGTAA